TAAATATTATTCAGACATGAATTTCTTCTAACAGATATTTTTCATAACTACCACGGGGGAAAGTTAGTCCAAAGAGGTCCTAACCCTTTAAGTAGCTACAGTATCTATTCATCAAGAAGTTCACGAAAAATAGTATACTTTGTTTGTGTGATTTTTGCAACAACCTTTTCTATTTTTATTCGCGTAAGTTAAGGGCAGTATTGATTTGTGGTGATACTATTTACATTTTCCTTTTTTATAACAAATATCCGATAAAACTTGTGGAAATAACAAAAGTTGCACGTCAATTCCTCCAAAGTCTTATGATTAACTGCACTGCAGAATGTCTGTCTGATGTCTTCTTGCTGATGTCAACTTCAAGTAGAAGACGAGCTCTTGATCTTGGAATGGGTATTTTACTGAACTTCCATTAACATTGCCTCATCGAAAGAAACATTTTCTTTTCTGAGAAATAACATTGCTCACTCAAAAAGATCATTTACATCTCATGATAATAAATAATATGTCCATATCCATTAAAACTATATAGTGAAAAGTTTAGGGTTATTTCTTAATATACGAACAACAATTCATGATTTAATAACACTATAATCGTAAATGTTGTTATTTGTATCCAATTGAACAGCTAGTAGTGGTTATATACGATTGTCATCGTTAAATTGAGGTAACGATGACACGAACCCTAGTAGAATCCGTAGCTCAAAAATAACTATCTATACGATGACAACCAAAGAAAAAAGAGTATATTTAAATAAACATACTCTTTAGCTATATAAACCATATCCTTATGCTTTTTTACCCAACCTTCATTTCTGTTTTTTTCATCATTTCACATGCTACATATTTAACTAAATCTACAACTCGACATGAATAACCCCACTCATTATCATACCAAGCAAGAATTTTTATTTTACGATTATTTAAAACAATTGTTGATAAACCATCAATGATCGAAGAATGGGGATTTGTATTAAAATCAACTGATACTAACGGCTCTGTTGTAAAATCAATAATCCCTTTTAAATAAGTATTAGATGCAATGATAAATGCATCATTTATTTCATCAATTGTTACATCTCTCTTTACATCCACGACTAAATCCACAAGTGATACGTTTGAAGTTGGGACACGTAGCGCCATACCGTGTAATTTTCCTTTTAACTGCGGTAGAACAAGTGATAACGCTTTCGCAGCACCTGTACTTGTAGGAATAATTGATTGCGCACACGCACGTGCACGACGTAGATCTTTATGAGGATTGTCAATATTTTTTTGGTCATTCGTATATGCATGTACTGTTGTCATTAGACCATTTTCTATTCCAAATTGTTCATCAATTATTTTGGCAACTGGTGCCAAGCAATTTGTTGTACATGAAGCATTTGAAATAATATCGTGCTCTTCTGTATTAAATTTACTCTCATTTACTCCCATTACGACTGTAATATCTTCATTTTTTCCAGGTGCTGTTAATATTACTTTTTTTGCCCCTGCATCTAAGTGTAAGCTAGCTTTAGCTCGGTCATTAAATTGACCAGTAGCTTCAATAACAATATCTATATTAAGACTTCCCCAAGGTAATTCTTTTGGGTCACGTGTACTTAACAACTTTATTCTTTTTCCATTTACGATGAGGCAGTCATTTTCTGCAACCACTTCACCATCAAATTTGCCATGATTCGTATCATACTTAATTAAATGTGCCAATGTTTCAGCTGGATAGCTAGCATTTATTGCAACTATTTCTAATTCGCTGTTTGTCATCGCTTGACGAAATACCATTCTTCCAATTCTTCCAAAACCATTAATCGCAATTCTTGTATTCATAATATTACTCCCCTCGAAAATAATGTTATACTTTTCATTACATTCGTGTAATTAGTATAACATAATTATCTAGAATTGTGATAATTAAAATACACATATTTTTTTCCAACATACAAAAAGACCCCTACCTCTATATCTATCGATAAGAAGTGGGGGAATGTTCTCTAAGCTTATGTTCTTTTCGTAAACTATGTTGGTCATGAACTAGAAGTAGTTTTATGTATACTTTAGTTAAGTAAACGCTGAGTGAATATGGAGAAAAATTCTACTCACCGCATTGAAAACCAGCGCGTATCCCATGTAGGAAAAGCCTTTAATCAACCTAAGATTAATGAGCTTACTGATTCGGCAATATTTGTATACTCCAGTTTTGGAGGAGTTTGTGGAGTTGTTCCTCAGTATTTAATATAGAACCATTATTATTTAACACCGCACTAGCTAAAGGAATTTTATCCTTTAGAGGCATTTGCGAATTAATTCGAGCTTGGGCTTCATGCTTAAGGTAGTTATTTCTTTGCATTAGTCTATGTAATTGAACATCTGGGTCTACATATACAAGTAGCGTTTTGTCGACCATATCAGTTAATTTACTTTCAAACAATAGCGGTATGTCTAAAATAACCACTTGTAAACCTTGCTTCATGTATTCATCCATTCTTTCAAACATCTTTTTACGTACTGCTGGATGCACGATACTGTTCAATTGTTGCCTTTTTTCTTCATCATGAAAGATAATATTACCTAGTTTCTCTCTATCTAACTCTCCATTAGGTTGTGTAACCTTCTCACCAAATGTTGCAATTATTTTTTTATATGCAGATTCACCAGCTGTGACTACCTCTCTCGCAATTATATCTGCATCAACTATAGGAAATCCTAGCTTTTCAAGCATTTTTGCTACTGTGCTTTTACCGCTTGCTATTCCTCCTGTTAGCCCTATGATAAGCGTCATTACCGATCCCCCATTTTCTGCAAGTAATTTTATATTCGGAATGGGTAGTAACCCCATTCCTCTTTGTTTTAACGTTATAACTTCCATATTCCTAAGACAATTAAAATAACTCCTGGTAAAAAAGAGAACTTTTTTACCCATGTTAGTCCTGAAAATAAAATACCACTTTTTAACCCTAATGATAAAAAAAGCATGCTCATCAATGCAACTGAAGCAGCCATTAAAATCGGGGAATAACCTAAAAGGGCTGCTCCAAGCCCTGCACCAAACGCATCTAACGAAAGGGCTGCTCCAAGTAGGAATGCTTCAATACCAGTAATTGTTCCCGATTTGTCTAGATCGGCCGCCATCGGCTTTCTAAGAATATTAATAACTACGCCTAAAGATCTAATTTCCAAATTAAATAAAATTTTTTCTTCATCCTCATCTAACATATTTTTCGCAGGACGAAAAAACTGGAATAATACCCAAGCACCTATACATACAAGTACTACCGCACCAATTTTTTCTGCAATGCTTGGAGATAGAATCATTGAAATCATATTTCCAAAAAACATTGCTACACTTAAAGTAATTGCTGAACAGAATGCAATGATGATAATTGACTTTATTGGCAAACTCATTTTTCGCAAGCCATAAGTGAAGCCAACAGTAAAACTATCTAAACTAACTGCAAAAGCTAAAATTATGAGCGACATATATTGAACCATTGCATGAGCTCCTTCCGATTTAGCTACAGTAGTATATGGAAGAAGCCCATCCAAAGTTCAAAAAGAAGCTCTATGTTTTTTTACAGGAGGTTTTATCGCAACGATTGTTGCTTGTCGCACAAAAAATAAACACGTATTTGGTAAAATTTCGTGGCATCTTTTCTACTGATAAAATTACTGAGTTCTCATAAAACTCATCATGATGTCCATTTTTAGTAAAAATAACAAAATACTTACGAAAAGAGCCTTTTAAAGCTGTTTTTTCGCATCGCTTGTTGCTTGTCCCACAAAAAATAAACACGTATTTGGTAAGATTTCGTGGCATTTTTTCTATTGGTAAAATTACTGAGTTCTCAAACTCATCATGATGTCCATTTTTAGTAAAAATAACAAAATACTTACGAAAAGAGCCTTTTACAGCTGTTTTTTCGCATCAATTGTTGCTTGTCGCACAAAAAATAAACACGTATTTGGTAAGATTTCGTGGCATCTTTTCTACTATATATTGACGACTGTTGCGTGTAACTGCATCTTAATCTTCTATTTTACGAACAATAACCTTTTTGAAAAAGAGCCTTTTGTACAGGGCTGTTTTCACTGTTGATTGCATGTAAAAAGCGCAGTACTACAACAAATATGCTTGAAAACATAATCAACTTTTTGCTTGGCAGTTAGGGCAATAAAATGATGAACGCTGATCTATTTTTAGGTTTTCAATAGAACTTCCACATTCAGGACAAAAGTCTTTATTATAAACCATATGCAGCTCTTGGAATGTTCCTTTTTTCCCTTCGGAATTTACATAATCTCTTATAGATGAGCCTCCAAGTTTTATTGCAAGTTCAAACGTTTCTTTAATATGCCCCAATAATTCTAACAGCTTTTCATCTGAAACCTCCCCAACAGATGTTAATGGGTTTAGCTTAGCTTTATAAAGACATTCGGATGCGTATATATTTCCCACACCTTGAATGACATTTGGTTGCATAATTACACGTTTTATCGGTTTGTTAATGAAAGCTTTATTTCTTATTATTTCCAAAAAAATCCTTGGAGTATCTTCAGAAGCTGGATCGGGACCAACCTCTTGAAGAGGTCGATAAGCGGTATACTCTTGTTTATTCAAAGCGCCCATCCATCCAAATCTCCTTTGATCTGAATAAACCATTAATGACTTGTCATTTAATTTAAATATGATATGAACATGTTTTCGATAATTTGGTGCAATTTCATCTAAATCGTTTACATGAAAAATAGCACCAGTCATGCCAAGATGGGTGACTAAGTATAAGGTGGAAGTATCAGCTTGATTTAAATTGAAAATTAAGTACTTACCTTTCCTTTCAAGCTTTTCTATACTTCCTCCTTCTAGACGTTGAGAGAATGTTTCAACTTCTTGCCTTCCTATTTTTTTAAAAGGCATAGTAATCTTCGGATGTAGAACAGATACCTCTGAAATTATTTTACCTAGTACTTTAGGCTCTATTGAGTTTAAAACTTGTTGTACTTCTGGTCCTTCCGGGATGAGGAACTCCTCCTTTCAACCATTCCCTATATGCTATACCACTACTTTGCATCATACCATGTAGGGCCATATGAGTAATCAACCTTCAGTGGAACAGTTAATTCTACTGCACTCTCCATCACATCAGGAACAAGTTGTTTCAGTATTTCTATTTCTTCTTGTGGTGCTTCAAAGATTAATTCATCATGTACTTGAAGTAACAGCTTTGCTGCTAAGCCCTCTTGGTGTATGCGATTAGCCATTTTGATCATCGCCAATTTAATAATATCGGCTGCACTTCCTTGTATTGGTGTGTTCATTGCAGTTCGTTCAGCAAAACTTCTCACATTAAAATTCCTACTCGTTATTTCAGGAATATAACGCCTTCTTTGCAAAAGGGTTGATACATAACCTCTTTGTTTTGCCTCTTGAATGATATCATCCATATAGTTTTTCACACCAGGGAAGCTATCAAAGTAACGCTGGATAAAGTTTGCTGCCTCTTTTCTAGTAATCCCAAGATTTTGTGACAAGCCATAATCACTGATTCCATAAACAATTCCAAAATTCACAGCTTTTGCTTGCCTACGCATGTTTGATGTTATATCATTTTCATTTACATGAAACACATCCATCGCAGTTTTTGTATGTATATCTAAATCTTGATTAAATGCAGTAATTAAATTAGCATCATTTGCAATATGTGCTAACACTCTTAATTCAATTTGTGAGTAATCTGCAGCAAAGATGACCCAGTCCTCTTTAGAAGGAACAAAAGCCTGCCTAATTTTGCGTCCTTCCTCCAATCTTATTGGTATATTTTGTAAGTTAGGGTCAATTGAACTCAATCTCCCTGTCTGTGTTAAAACTTGATTAAATCGAGTATGGATTTTGGATGTATCCTTATGTACAACCTTTAATAATCCTTCAATATATGTTGATTTTAGTTTACCTAATTGTCGATAATGTAAAATTTTATCAATAATATTGTGTTTAGATTTTAGTTTCTCAAGAACGTCAGCAGAAGTAGAGTAGCCAGTTTTCGTCTTCTTAATAACAGGTAAGTTTAATTTCTCAAATAAAATAACACCTAATTGTTTAGGAGAATTAATATTAAAGCTCTCTCCAGCTAGTTCATATATTGCATTCTCTAAGTTAGATAATTGCTTTGATAGCTCATCTCCCATTAGTTTAAGCTTGTCTACGTTCACATTTACACCGATTTCTTCCATTTTTGCTAATATAGAAGATAGTGGCATTTCTAAATTCAGTAACAAATCTAATTGTTCATTTTCTTGCAAATCATTTATAAGTTGATCCTTCATCTTATATAATGCATTTGCTTTACGTATGAGGTGTTCCATCAATTGTTGTTGCTCGGGAATTTTTCTCTTGGCACCCTTTCCATAAACTTGTTCATCAGTTAATATATCTGACATACCATAACGTTTTGCTATACTTGTGACCTCATCATTCGTGTCGGATGGATCTAATATATAGGAAGCAATAATGGTATCGAAATCAATTCCTGCTAATTGTATGCCATTCCAATGTAAGGAAACCATTGCTTTTTTTCCATCAAAAACAGTTTTCTTCATTTCCTCATTTTTTGCCCAGTCTTTAAATATATTAGAATTTACTGCTACTTCTGTAGGAATAAAATAGCGGCCATTCGTATTTTCAATTGCAATGCCTAAAATATCTCCCAAATGATAGTTTTCTTCTAATACCTCAACAACTAATGAACAATGATCAGCTAGCATATCTTGAGTTACCTCAGTAGCAACTGTAAATTCTATTTCGTTAAACTCCTCCTGATTTACCTCCTCAGAGTAGCCAAGTTTTGCTAACATTGATTCAAAACCTAAATCTTTATAAATGCCACTTACTTTTTCTTTGTCTATACCCTTAAAGTTAGCATCATTAACAGTAATACTAAGAGGAGCTTCACAGTTAATAGTTGCTAACTCTTTACTCAATATTGCAAGCTCTGTATGATCAGTTAATTTTTCCTTTAACTTTTTTCCACTTACTTGATCAATTGATGCAAGCACTTGTTCCACTGTTCCAAATTCTTTTAAGAGCTTTAATGCAGTCTTTTCTCCAACTCCTGGTACTCCAGGAATATTATCTGAACTATCACCCATTAAACCTTTTAAATCAATGATTTGAGCAGGTTTAATACCATATTTTTCTGCAATAAACTCAGGTGTATACGTGTCAACATCAGTAATACCCTTACGAGTAATATTAACAGTAATATTACTTGTAGAAAGCTGAGTTAAATCTTTATCACCTGTGATGACTTTGACATCAAAACCATCCAGTTCAGCTTGTTTTGATAAAGTGCCAATTATATCGTCTGCTTCATAATTTTCGAGTTCATAGCGAGTAATTTTATAGGCATCTAATAGTTCTCTAATAAATGGAAATTGTTCTGATAACTCCGGAGGAGTTTTTTGCCTTCCTCCCTTATATTCACTATAAGTTTCATGCCTGAAAGTCGTTTTTCCAGCATCGAATGCTACTAACATATGTGTTGGTTTTTCTTCATCTATAATTTTATTTAACATCATCGTAAAACCATAAATTGCATTTGTATGTATCCCTTTATTGTTGCTCAGTAAAGGTAGAGCAAAAAATGCACGGTATGCGATACTGTTTCCATCTATCAACACTAACTTGTTTTTATCCAATTAAAGCCCTCCTCAACGCAAAAAAAAGCCGTTATTCCTTCTTTCTATTGTAGCATGATATAGAAAAGAAAGGAAAATAACGACTTTTAAATGTTTGTTATTGTAAATTGCCCATCAGTAGATTTGCATAAGGTGAATCACTAGGAAGGATTATCATCGTCTCACCATTAATCGTCGTTTTATACGACTCTAAAGTTCGGAATAATTGATAAAACTCAGCATCTTTAGAAAATGATTCATTGTATATTTTGGCAGCTTCAGCTTCCCCTTCCCCTCGAATTACTTCCGCATCAGCCTTTGCTTTAGATAAAATTTCTTTAACTACTTTATCAGTATTTGCAATTATACGATTTTTATCAGCATCTCCTCTTGATAAATACTCCTGAGCAATCTTTTCACGATCAGAAATCATTCGAGTGAAAACAGTTTGTTCATTTTCTACAGGTAAATCTGTTCTTTTCATCCGTACATCAATTACTTGAATCCCATAGTTATCACGTACTAGCAACTCATTCACTTTTTCGGTAACCACATCGTTCAAACTACCTCTTGATGATTTTTCATCATTAATAACTTCATCATAGTTTAGCTTCCCTAACTCAGCACGGACGACAGAATAAATGAACTCGCCCATCTTAGCTTCTGCACCTGCAACAGTTCTTGCATTTGCAATCATCAGCTTAGGGTTCTCAATTTTCCATACGGAATAATTATCAATAATTAATCGTTTTTTATCTCTCGTATTAATTTCAGCCTCTTCCACATCATAAATCATTTGATATTTTGGTAAAGTAGTTACTGTTTGGATAAAAGGGATTTTATAGCTTAGCCCTGGTTCATCTTTATAATCTACTACTTCCCCAAATTGACGGATGACTTTATATTCACCTTCTTTTACGATAAAAAGGTTACTTAATATAATTCCAACTAAGACGAGAAATATAATCAAGAAAATTCCAGAAGTTCTATATTTCTTCCAATCCACATTCCCTTTCCGCTCATTAATATCAACTATGTTTTGATCACTCATTATTACCTTCACTTCCTTCCTGCTTAACTGGCGGTGTTTGACTTTCAAGTGGTTTAAGAGGTAAGTATTTTAATGTATTTCCGTCATCATTCATAATATATAGCTGAGTGTTAGGTAACACCTGCTCTAATGTTTCAATGATTAAACGTTGTTTCGTAATTTCTGGTGAATTTTTATATTCACTATATATTGAATTAAATAACGCTACATCACCAACGGCTTTTTGAATTCTTGCCACCTTATCTCCTTCTGCATTGTAGATAACAGCGTCTTTTTCCCCTTCAGCCTCTTGCTTACGTTTGTTTTCATATTTTTCTGCCTCATTGATCTTCGTATTCATCGTTTCTCTAGCGTCAGTAACATTTGTAAATGCTTTTCTTACTTCATCATTTGGTAATTCAACATCTTGCAATTTAACTGCTAACACGGAGATTCCAATGTCATATTTATCAACGAGTGATGTTAATAATTCAAAGACTTCCGCCTCAATTTCTGCTTTCCCAGATGTAAGAGCATCATCAATTGCTGAGCTACCGATAATACTTCTTAGTGAAGCGGATGTAGAATTGTATAAAATTTGCTCAGGATCTAAGGAATTATATAAGAATTTCCCTGGGTTTGTTATTTTCCACTGAACTACAAGATCTGCTAAAACAATATTTTCGTCACCAGTAATCATCTTCGTATCATTACGGTTTTCACGAACTACCTCATTATTCCTTTCCTCATATCCAAACTGTAAACTAAATGTCTCCTTTGACAGTTTTTGAACACTTTGGATAGGCCAAGGCAATTTAAAGTGAAGCCCTGGTTCACTAATACCTTCTTCTACTTTACCAAAAGTTAAAATAACTGCTTGTTCTGATTCATCAACGGTGTACCAAGACGTTAAAGCGCTCACACCTAACAGAACGACTAAAATTGCTAACCCTATAAATGAATATATCCTCTTCATACTAATCATGTCTCTCCCTCTCTTTCTTAGGCCTTAATATGTAGTACGGTTCAAAACATAAAAAGGTTTCATATGGTTCCCAATTTTATTTTAACGGAATATTAACAAAGAAAATAGCAAAAACATTGTAAAAACACACAAAAAAAAAAAAAGAGAACATGTTTCCATGTTCCCAAAGATGGTTCCTTCTGGATGAAGGGGTTTTCATTATATATACTAGCAGAGTATTGTAAAGGTTGCTTAAACGCCCTGTAAATTAATTGTTAACATATCCCATGATGTTAACTGTACGCTAGACGTATTGTTTTTTCAATACTACTGTAAAAACCGTTCCTTCCCCAACCTTACTTTCGACAAAGATTTGCCCATGATGCGCTTCTATAATATGCTTTACAATCGCAAGGCCTAATCCAGTCCCACCTGAATTTCGACTTCGATCCCTATCAACTCGGTAAAAGCGTTCAAAAATCCGTGGAATTTCTTCCTCTTTTATACCTATACCAGTGTCTATTATTTTGACAGATACCTCTTCTGTATTTTCAGCAATCATGATATCTACCTTTCCCTCAGGTCCAGTATAGACAATCGAATTTGATATTAGATTTATAAATATTTGCTTTAAACGGTCAGCATCCCCTGCCACAAATAAGTTTTCTGTCGCTTGGGTATTCATAGTAACTTTAATATTTTTTTCATCAGCTTTTCCAGCTAAAATGACCATTATTTCTTCAATAAGTACCTTTATGTCAACTTGATCAATATTTAAAGTAAATCCATGTTGCTCAATTTTCGAAAGATCTAGTAAATCTTGAATTAAGCTTTGCATCCTTTCACTTTCTTTCAATATGATGGAAAGAAAGTACTGCAAAGTGTTTTCGTCCTTCATTGCCCCATCTAATAATGTTTCACTAAAACCTTTAATAGAAGTAATTGGCGTTCTTAATTCATGAGAAACATTTGCTACGAAGTCCTTTCTCATTTGTTCAAGCATTTTTAATTCAGTAATATCGTGGAAAACTACAACTATACCTTTCCACTCATCGTTATTTCCAATAATTGGTCCACCATACACCTCAAAATGCTTTCGTTCAATTGAAATAGGTAGGCGTAATTGCTTTCTTACCTTTTCTTCAGTCATAAAAATTTCTTCAACGAGAGAAATCACTTCCTTATGACTAAAAGCTTCATAATAATATTTATACAAAAAAT
This window of the Bacillus sp. SM2101 genome carries:
- a CDS encoding glyceraldehyde-3-phosphate dehydrogenase — protein: MNTRIAINGFGRIGRMVFRQAMTNSELEIVAINASYPAETLAHLIKYDTNHGKFDGEVVAENDCLIVNGKRIKLLSTRDPKELPWGSLNIDIVIEATGQFNDRAKASLHLDAGAKKVILTAPGKNEDITVVMGVNESKFNTEEHDIISNASCTTNCLAPVAKIIDEQFGIENGLMTTVHAYTNDQKNIDNPHKDLRRARACAQSIIPTSTGAAKALSLVLPQLKGKLHGMALRVPTSNVSLVDLVVDVKRDVTIDEINDAFIIASNTYLKGIIDFTTEPLVSVDFNTNPHSSIIDGLSTIVLNNRKIKILAWYDNEWGYSCRVVDLVKYVACEMMKKTEMKVG
- the coaE gene encoding dephospho-CoA kinase (Dephospho-CoA kinase (CoaE) performs the final step in coenzyme A biosynthesis.) encodes the protein MTLIIGLTGGIASGKSTVAKMLEKLGFPIVDADIIAREVVTAGESAYKKIIATFGEKVTQPNGELDREKLGNIIFHDEEKRQQLNSIVHPAVRKKMFERMDEYMKQGLQVVILDIPLLFESKLTDMVDKTLLVYVDPDVQLHRLMQRNNYLKHEAQARINSQMPLKDKIPLASAVLNNNGSILNTEEQLHKLLQNWSIQILPNQ
- the ytaF gene encoding sporulation membrane protein YtaF, which produces MVQYMSLIILAFAVSLDSFTVGFTYGLRKMSLPIKSIIIIAFCSAITLSVAMFFGNMISMILSPSIAEKIGAVVLVCIGAWVLFQFFRPAKNMLDEDEEKILFNLEIRSLGVVINILRKPMAADLDKSGTITGIEAFLLGAALSLDAFGAGLGAALLGYSPILMAASVALMSMLFLSLGLKSGILFSGLTWVKKFSFLPGVILIVLGIWKL
- the mutM gene encoding bifunctional DNA-formamidopyrimidine glycosylase/DNA-(apurinic or apyrimidinic site) lyase produces the protein MPEGPEVQQVLNSIEPKVLGKIISEVSVLHPKITMPFKKIGRQEVETFSQRLEGGSIEKLERKGKYLIFNLNQADTSTLYLVTHLGMTGAIFHVNDLDEIAPNYRKHVHIIFKLNDKSLMVYSDQRRFGWMGALNKQEYTAYRPLQEVGPDPASEDTPRIFLEIIRNKAFINKPIKRVIMQPNVIQGVGNIYASECLYKAKLNPLTSVGEVSDEKLLELLGHIKETFELAIKLGGSSIRDYVNSEGKKGTFQELHMVYNKDFCPECGSSIENLKIDQRSSFYCPNCQAKS
- the polA gene encoding DNA polymerase I; amino-acid sequence: MDKNKLVLIDGNSIAYRAFFALPLLSNNKGIHTNAIYGFTMMLNKIIDEEKPTHMLVAFDAGKTTFRHETYSEYKGGRQKTPPELSEQFPFIRELLDAYKITRYELENYEADDIIGTLSKQAELDGFDVKVITGDKDLTQLSTSNITVNITRKGITDVDTYTPEFIAEKYGIKPAQIIDLKGLMGDSSDNIPGVPGVGEKTALKLLKEFGTVEQVLASIDQVSGKKLKEKLTDHTELAILSKELATINCEAPLSITVNDANFKGIDKEKVSGIYKDLGFESMLAKLGYSEEVNQEEFNEIEFTVATEVTQDMLADHCSLVVEVLEENYHLGDILGIAIENTNGRYFIPTEVAVNSNIFKDWAKNEEMKKTVFDGKKAMVSLHWNGIQLAGIDFDTIIASYILDPSDTNDEVTSIAKRYGMSDILTDEQVYGKGAKRKIPEQQQLMEHLIRKANALYKMKDQLINDLQENEQLDLLLNLEMPLSSILAKMEEIGVNVNVDKLKLMGDELSKQLSNLENAIYELAGESFNINSPKQLGVILFEKLNLPVIKKTKTGYSTSADVLEKLKSKHNIIDKILHYRQLGKLKSTYIEGLLKVVHKDTSKIHTRFNQVLTQTGRLSSIDPNLQNIPIRLEEGRKIRQAFVPSKEDWVIFAADYSQIELRVLAHIANDANLITAFNQDLDIHTKTAMDVFHVNENDITSNMRRQAKAVNFGIVYGISDYGLSQNLGITRKEAANFIQRYFDSFPGVKNYMDDIIQEAKQRGYVSTLLQRRRYIPEITSRNFNVRSFAERTAMNTPIQGSAADIIKLAMIKMANRIHQEGLAAKLLLQVHDELIFEAPQEEIEILKQLVPDVMESAVELTVPLKVDYSYGPTWYDAK
- a CDS encoding protease modulator HflC, with protein sequence MSDQNIVDINERKGNVDWKKYRTSGIFLIIFLVLVGIILSNLFIVKEGEYKVIRQFGEVVDYKDEPGLSYKIPFIQTVTTLPKYQMIYDVEEAEINTRDKKRLIIDNYSVWKIENPKLMIANARTVAGAEAKMGEFIYSVVRAELGKLNYDEVINDEKSSRGSLNDVVTEKVNELLVRDNYGIQVIDVRMKRTDLPVENEQTVFTRMISDREKIAQEYLSRGDADKNRIIANTDKVVKEILSKAKADAEVIRGEGEAEAAKIYNESFSKDAEFYQLFRTLESYKTTINGETMIILPSDSPYANLLMGNLQ
- the hflK gene encoding FtsH protease activity modulator HflK, whose product is MISMKRIYSFIGLAILVVLLGVSALTSWYTVDESEQAVILTFGKVEEGISEPGLHFKLPWPIQSVQKLSKETFSLQFGYEERNNEVVRENRNDTKMITGDENIVLADLVVQWKITNPGKFLYNSLDPEQILYNSTSASLRSIIGSSAIDDALTSGKAEIEAEVFELLTSLVDKYDIGISVLAVKLQDVELPNDEVRKAFTNVTDARETMNTKINEAEKYENKRKQEAEGEKDAVIYNAEGDKVARIQKAVGDVALFNSIYSEYKNSPEITKQRLIIETLEQVLPNTQLYIMNDDGNTLKYLPLKPLESQTPPVKQEGSEGNNE
- the pnpS gene encoding two-component system histidine kinase PnpS, yielding MLKFRSRLLFALISLIVTVLLALGLFIGQLFESYYNNSFFEQIEKDAKMAAYTIAEEGIESANINEKANSIGEILNTDVTILDQRGREKYQSNPNNNILTNGDLQYLLKQNKENDSGFHITNEDENLYSYGMSIIKEDTLFGYIILTTSKASLDKISTQIWGLVISSLGVGLVIIMLLAIKITTQYTKPLESATKVAMELAKGNYKARTYEGELDETGMLSQSINVLARTLQDMKKSHEMQQDRLETLIENMGSGLLLIDSKGYIHLVNKAFTEIFQVNPNDFLYKYYYEAFSHKEVISLVEEIFMTEEKVRKQLRLPISIERKHFEVYGGPIIGNNDEWKGIVVVFHDITELKMLEQMRKDFVANVSHELRTPITSIKGFSETLLDGAMKDENTLQYFLSIILKESERMQSLIQDLLDLSKIEQHGFTLNIDQVDIKVLIEEIMVILAGKADEKNIKVTMNTQATENLFVAGDADRLKQIFINLISNSIVYTGPEGKVDIMIAENTEEVSVKIIDTGIGIKEEEIPRIFERFYRVDRDRSRNSGGTGLGLAIVKHIIEAHHGQIFVESKVGEGTVFTVVLKKQYV